One Hymenobacter volaticus genomic region harbors:
- a CDS encoding DUF262 domain-containing protein gives MEKDQIDFEPLYQRKGQLWSDRDKAFLIDSVINKFDIPKIYVADFTFGNSNGLDLNPSRKSYAIIDGKQRLEALFDFIDNKIALNNDFVYMDDPTVELGGLTYKDLKVKFPRIANNFDNFPLNVMSVITDQEGMINELFVRLNKSKPLTGSELRNAMEGLVPKLIQDISNHYFFKKNIKFNIARAQDLNTAAKLLLIEFRGKFVNIKKIDLDRFVSEAKEAESSNFDSAEKRVNSILALMHEAFEEKDLLLKTSGVIPVYYWLFKNHQNDYKILREFIFLFESARLEFIKIQKSQSKGLFLIDLPSENLEIIKNDTRLIDKKDSISRQLLYMVRVVNYEQYQNGLRNPNDQSGLVSAYTAIEKGFAFYIDQFVRGSSTSKPAKKK, from the coding sequence ATGGAAAAGGATCAAATTGATTTTGAGCCTCTCTATCAACGTAAAGGGCAATTGTGGAGTGATAGGGACAAAGCCTTTCTAATTGATTCGGTAATTAACAAGTTTGATATTCCAAAAATATACGTTGCTGATTTTACTTTTGGTAATTCTAATGGTCTTGATTTAAATCCAAGCCGAAAGTCTTATGCTATAATTGATGGAAAGCAGAGGTTGGAAGCATTATTCGATTTTATTGACAATAAAATCGCTCTTAACAACGATTTTGTATACATGGATGACCCTACAGTTGAATTAGGAGGTCTTACATATAAGGATCTAAAAGTAAAGTTTCCTAGGATTGCCAATAATTTTGACAATTTCCCTCTTAATGTCATGAGTGTAATTACTGACCAAGAAGGAATGATCAACGAATTATTTGTCAGATTAAATAAAAGTAAACCTTTGACTGGTTCTGAGTTAAGAAACGCAATGGAAGGGTTAGTTCCAAAGCTAATACAGGATATTTCTAATCATTATTTCTTCAAGAAAAACATTAAATTTAACATAGCTAGAGCGCAGGATCTTAACACAGCTGCAAAATTACTTCTTATAGAATTCAGAGGTAAGTTTGTTAATATAAAGAAAATTGATTTGGATAGATTTGTATCTGAGGCCAAGGAAGCAGAATCGTCTAACTTTGATTCAGCTGAAAAAAGAGTAAATTCTATTCTTGCACTTATGCATGAAGCATTTGAGGAAAAAGACCTTTTATTAAAGACATCTGGCGTAATACCAGTTTATTATTGGCTATTTAAAAATCATCAAAATGACTACAAGATTTTAAGGGAATTCATATTTTTGTTTGAGTCAGCAAGATTAGAATTTATTAAAATACAGAAAAGTCAATCAAAAGGTCTGTTTTTGATAGATCTTCCAAGCGAAAATTTGGAAATTATTAAGAATGATACAAGACTTATCGATAAAAAAGATTCTATCAGTAGGCAATTATTATATATGGTTAGGGTTGTCAATTACGAGCAATATCAAAATGGCTTAAGAAATCCTAACGATCAAAGCGGTTTGGTAAGTGCGTATACTGCAATCGAAAAAGGCTTTGCTTTTTATATTGATCAATTTGTTAGGGGTAGTAGCACTTCTAAACCTGCAAAGAAAAAGTAA
- a CDS encoding PEP-CTERM sorting domain-containing protein has protein sequence MGIAVEPAVLTMTVIGIGLMSYWLWRRRKKR, from the coding sequence ATGGGCATCGCGGTCGAGCCAGCCGTCTTAACTATGACAGTCATCGGAATAGGGCTGATGAGCTATTGGCTGTGGCGTCGCAGGAAGAAGCGATAG
- a CDS encoding FRG domain-containing protein, translating into MAKKALAKHKIETLKDFTEKIEELLPLSEDRILWYRGSGSTDYTLAPSLHRHPSITNNEELLELEGKIIDRFNQRSVPYVSTNFIKEWEILFYIQHFGIPSRLLDWTENPFVALYFALTSAVTKRVKGETVYATDVNVWVLDPVLWNRAVLSDNTYTGGILSLESKHLTAYEPRTSFELMKNDPVCMFGTYNSARIVAQRGVFSVFGKNRKPMETVAIEGGFNPNTLQCFYIEIKDIEPLLTSLISIGITDSVIFPDLSGLATELKRFFKFRV; encoded by the coding sequence ATGGCGAAAAAGGCACTAGCTAAACACAAAATAGAAACTCTGAAAGACTTTACAGAGAAGATAGAAGAGTTATTACCACTCTCAGAAGACAGGATATTATGGTATAGAGGTTCTGGTTCTACAGATTACACCTTAGCTCCAAGCCTTCATAGGCACCCCTCAATTACAAATAATGAAGAGTTACTTGAGCTAGAAGGCAAAATCATTGACAGATTCAATCAAAGGTCAGTACCATATGTGTCAACTAATTTTATAAAAGAGTGGGAAATTCTATTTTATATTCAGCATTTCGGTATTCCAAGCAGATTACTGGATTGGACAGAAAACCCATTTGTAGCTCTATATTTTGCTTTGACCTCAGCAGTTACTAAAAGAGTTAAGGGTGAGACAGTATATGCTACAGATGTTAATGTTTGGGTACTAGATCCTGTATTATGGAATAGAGCAGTTCTTAGTGATAATACATATACAGGAGGTATTCTATCCTTAGAGAGTAAGCATTTAACTGCATACGAACCCAGAACAAGTTTTGAACTGATGAAGAATGATCCAGTCTGCATGTTCGGAACATATAACAGTGCTAGAATTGTAGCGCAAAGAGGGGTGTTCTCTGTTTTCGGAAAGAATAGAAAACCTATGGAAACAGTTGCAATAGAAGGTGGGTTCAACCCAAATACGCTTCAATGCTTCTATATTGAAATTAAAGATATTGAGCCTCTACTTACTTCTCTAATTTCAATTGGAATAACTGATTCTGTAATATTCCCAGATCTATCTGGACTTGCAACCGAACTCAAACGTTTTTTTAAATTTCGTGTGTAA